AAGGACATGCAAGTCATTGCAGAAGCGGCCGGAGGAGAAGAAGCGGTACGCCTCTTCCGCTTGCATCGTCCGGATGTAACCCTCATGGATATAAGGATGCCGGGCATGAATGGCATCGAAGCCATCACCACGATTCATAGGGAATATCCACGAGCCAGAGTTGTAGTCCTTTCGTCGTCGGCCGGTGACATACAGGTGCTCAGGTCATTCAAAGCTGGTGCGGTCGGCTATCTGCTCAAGAACCTGCTACGAACGGAACTCATCGAAACCATTCGGCTGGTTCATGCGGGCCATAGAAAGATTCCCCCTGAAGTTGCGCAGCAACTTGCTGTACATGCAGCCGAAGATGCCCTAACGTCCAGGGAGCTTGAAGTACTTCGTGGCGTCGTCAAAGGACAATCCAACAAAATTATTGGTTCGGAGCTGAACATTGCAGAACACACCGTGAAGAACCACATAAAAAACATTCTTTTCAAGCTGGACGCGGACGACCGCACCGGCGCAGCCGTCATAGCGTTGCGACGAGGTTACATCGATCTCTGACGAAGCGAAGCCATTGGCTCAA
This genomic stretch from Granulicella arctica harbors:
- a CDS encoding response regulator, coding for MCERGLIRVLIVDDHPIMVAGLSGEINAQKDMQVIAEAAGGEEAVRLFRLHRPDVTLMDIRMPGMNGIEAITTIHREYPRARVVVLSSSAGDIQVLRSFKAGAVGYLLKNLLRTELIETIRLVHAGHRKIPPEVAQQLAVHAAEDALTSRELEVLRGVVKGQSNKIIGSELNIAEHTVKNHIKNILFKLDADDRTGAAVIALRRGYIDL